TTGGTTTGTTTTTCTTCGCTTGACAGGGTGTTGATGATGTGATCATAAAAATGAAATCGAAGGAGTACTCATCTTAGAATTTAATTGAAGTACGTCTTTAAGGGTCAATTACTTTCTGTAGCAACGTATAAATCATGAATGTTAAGAGTTACCATGCTTAAAGACTAGCAATCCACGCATCGTGAGTCAAGATCACGAGGTATATACGCAACCCAACCGATCGAGTTGATCTCATGTAAGAAATTATAACGAAGTTAATCTTGTGTATGCCAAGAACTAACGAGTTTATTCATGTTGGTTGTTATTTACCTCAAATATTACCTTGAAAAGGACAATGATCATGTACATATTAATGCACTGATCATCATGAACTGAAATCAAAGGAACCATCTTAAAAATAGTACAACTGCAACATTTTAAAGGGTTAATATCGATGTAGCAAAGACTAGTGAATCATGAATATTAATTAGACtagaattagaagcttataatTAGAAGGAAACGGGTATATATgtaaggaaaaatttagttgtaagtacaactgtatattaatatgtgtatcaatataatatgattaattaaaaagtaaattttactaaaaataatgttaatttaaattttaaatataaaaaaattaatattaatatacagattaatatgcgatattatttatatgtaacaaaattaCGTTAGTAATAAGGGAATATTCTTGAAATTAAGTTTCAATTATGGGTTGGCAGCATTGTACGTTACTATATATTAAGAACCAAATTAATTATTGGGCGGTGTTTCAGGCAAAGAAATAGGGTACAAGGGTCTTGCTTCGGGGAGTACATGTACGCAATTTACATCCTTCATTTCTGTGCCACATACATTTCTCATGAATTTAAGTGttggtcctctctctctctgccattCATTTCTGTGCCATAATTAAACTCTCTCCCATTTATTTCTGTGCCATAATTAAACTCGTTTGAActagtcctctctctctctctctagtatcTACCTAACATTTTTGCCGACAACTTTTAGATCTATAATTTGGAATTGAATTGAAAAGGAATTAAAATAAGGACACACATGGGAATGGCCCCGAGACATGCGTCCATGCAACCTGCATGACCATCATGTACATCATTGCCATCCTATATTTGGAGTTAGGGTCCGCCACCAATTTACGCGGCCTTCTAATAATTAGCTCCATATTGCGATTTGTTTGACCATGATGAGTACTGCAGGTCccatgcatgtatatatttgTAGATCATTATATATGATCGATCGATGACAACGATCCGTACTCTTGTATACGCATAAGTATTGTCAATTAAGTAACAgcttcattaatattttttacagaTCAATTCGTCTAACAATGGCATCTACGTATTcatggtcttcttcttcttcttcctcggaAGTCACCAAGTTTGTAGGCTTCAAACCTAGCTAGTTGGAAGACAAAGTACTCTGTAATCACTACAGAAAATAGATGAAAGCACATTTTGGGCCAAACGCTATGATGAGACAAAAATCAtcaggaaggagagagagattcaTCCCCGGtcatcaaagattcaaaatggCACGGGCCTCGATGATATGATCTAAAGCGTGCGATGACGGTTTAAGGCATGGCGTCCGTATATTGACAGaattaacaatttttttgaGAGCTAATTTTTCTACATAATGATACGTTTAGGTAAAAacgtatataaatatatataaaattagatgtcaatgatttgttatatatacttagaaataaaattataaaaacacattttgatatatattttaaatttttgacgataatattttatagaataatattcatcattcattattagttttataatgaaatatttagaatttatttttttataaaaattatcaaatgatCTTTTAGAATGTCATATTTCATTCTAACATATAAGTTAGTTTATCAAGTTTCTTataaaatctagatattttcatGTCACATTAAGTATACAATGctttaatttagattttaaataaattattttttactcaaTGAAATCTagagaataaaattttttaattatttttcatatagatcattGATCCTAAATAATTCttcttgtattttcattttggattccatattaagaaaCCTAATATTGtaatagaaaacttaatttggatctatattaataaatttattatttctcatatagttttaatttaattttagtgagGTCACATCGTTAAAAATAGatagtatataaaaattatacaaaattttaagactatagagaaaaaaattggagagaagCATTTTTaggtatattaaaattttaatgattataaatttttgGGGGCTGTTtcctatatttataaaatctatgagatattttagattttaatttctttttggggggggagggggaataACATAAGTCCGTCACTATCTATACGTATGTAACGACTTGGCTCAATAATTGTAAAGTCGAGATATTACTAATTTTTATTAggtctaaattatatttaatgggccATATTGGATAAACCTACTAgcgataaattattgagattgatttttaattaagtTCAATAACTAGattaaatctaatttattatttattgaataagttggactcatttaaaaatttaaaaattgggacattagaaatatatttcaatttaaaatcactATTGTCCCCTATGTAGTCTCTCACTCACTGTCAATCCTATATTAAATAAACTACtagatcatatttttaaattcaaactctcttcttaAATGATTGTGACCGAGTCAAACTTGAACTCGAACTTCTTGACATCCTATTCTAATAGGGATACAACTTAGTCATCTTCACTATAAAACTTTTTAACTGAGTCCAACTTCAACTAGTCGTCACCTCTtccaaatctttttaaaaatatctcctTTACtcgtattatttaaaaaaaaaaaaaaaccataaacctTCTAGTTCAGCACCATGATCCATTTTGTGTTGAAAGCTTGCGCAGGGCAACCTTGAAActgatacatatataatatatacaactcTATAATCTCCCGCAGGGATGCATGTGCCTCAATCTAGATTCCCAGTTCATGGTATGTATGTTGATAGCACAGAAATCAGTGTCTTTTTAATATCACTTTGTAACACACTAGGttattaagaaagaaattacAGAAAATAGCTTGCTCTCTTCGAGGGAGCGCCTCCATATGCTAGAGAAAAATGTTATGGTtttttatattagatatatacTAGATGATTCCTACAATGTTCTTTGGTACAAATATCACTATTGTGTCCCTTCCTACATGAGGCCTTGGGCCGAACACAGTGGCCGAACAACAGagacccaactaaaacaaataaactaaagaaaCTCCATCGCAGGAGTATAAAAGTTAAGTAAAGACTTCGAATAAAAACTAAAGTACTTCAGGTGTGCCCTGGGTTCAAATCCCCCTTCTCGAAGCCTCACGCCTTCCTTCCTGTTACCGTAGCAACCCTAGACTCCCAAAACAAAGTCTCGACCTTGGCTTATTACAAATGAACATATTCATATCAATTGTCTTGACACAACCTGCAACAAAAAGTCACCCCATAtcagtttaatttaatttgttcatATGGTTAATCCTTTGTTTATGTGGGAACAAAAAGGAAGTTCCCCCCCGCGGGTAGCTATCAGAGGAGCGTTGGCTGCCAGCTACTTCGGCTTTGTTTGACCTTCATTAGCTGGTaggtttttaaattttggaaCTTTCTTGTTTCAAAATCAGCGTTACTTCTGGCATGAAGAACATGATCAAGTTGTAATGTGGGGGCCACGCAAGTATTGAAATTAAAGGTAGCACGTACAACAACCATACAAGTCCTCTTCCAACACAGAACACAAATTAAGGATGCTTGGCAGTCAAGTCTCAAATGCAAGAAAATATATagaaccatgcatgcatggatcgTGTCCCcgtaaaagcaaataaaagtcAACTTCGATGTAGTAATTAGGGAGGGTGGGTAGACTCCTCCATGAGCCACCCAAATGATCCTTATAACCTGCAGAGAGGATCGATCAGAAGCTAAAACGACATGACTCATATGACAGTGAATGAAGCAAATAAATTAGGTTTAAATGATCTAATCATTGAAGGCGATGATTCTCTTAAAATCATCACTGCCATTCAAAAGGAGAGTCTTATATCAGACTGAAAGATTGCTCCCATAACAAAGACATTCTTTGGATGTTAAAAGATGTAGCCTCCTAAAGTCCATAAAAAGTGCCAATTTTAATGTGTACAATGCAGCCAAATTAATGGGTCGCTCCCAAAAATGTCATTGGAAGACATTAATTCCATTCATCTCATTCCTAACCATTAATTTCTGAGTCCCTTAAGCCCTAGCTTGTACCAAATGGTTCCCTTTTGCTTTGTAGTAGATTactcaaaaaccaaaacaaaatccCCGCCTCAACTCTTATTTTTTACCCCTGCGAGGATCGATGAGTTGTCTTCGGCCCCATGAAGAAACGGTCCAATATCCCCAATGGACGAGCTGTACAGCCAGTTCACTCCAAATTGCTGATATGAATCTATATGACAGACCCATCGTTTTTCACATGGTATCCCTGAAATTGTTTTTCAAGTAGAAATGAATTAAGCTTTAACTTctaagaaaacacaaaaaattataacaatctCTAGCTGACGACGACAAGTACTCCAACATCATTTTGATCATACCTTTGAATAGTGAAAAGCAGGAGAGCTGGAacattttgaaaattgaatgcTGTATCTTAGTTATTacttctaaatttctaattatcTCAATGATCTTCATGATCTCCTAGCGTGAATTCAAATCAACTCAAGTAATATACAGGGTGCTACTGCTAGACCAATGTCGTGTCGTTAGAACGTCTTAAAATCATGAATTAAGCTTCGAAAGCTAGAACAAGGAATTGGGCCAGCAATcaacatatatatcattattctgaTCAACTCAGATCAACAAGAGAGTAGCAAGTCTGAGTGGTATCCGAGTCAGTTCATGCAAACACAATGGCTCTGTTGAGAGACTCCTTGACCTTAGCTCGTCAACTTCTCTGTCTAATTATTGCCCAatacattatttatttaaaacttattagctaagaaaatatttcgtcaaccttattatatttatacatatatatttattcgcatatgatttttaaacataaaaaaagaaaaagaaaaaaagaataagaaacaaATCATGTTACTTTTATACCTCTCTCGCTCTCCACAGACACGGTTTAGGAGACATCCAGGCAACCAACCATATGCGAGTACTGCAAGTccctttcaaaagaaaaaatcaacaCGATCTCCTCCCAATTcccattatattatttattgcaaCTTTGTCTTTTGCATGcttatgctatatatatttttttatatctaaaacAATAAGCAAAGACCCATTTAAATATACTCCAACTAAAACCTAACTAACGTTGTGTTGATTTCATGTAGGTGCGGCCCCTTTCTCCCATCTTTTTCctcattaatttttatgtataacTAGAATGACTTTTCTAACGGCTAGCtttcatatatgcatatatttctATATcttgtaattattaattaaataataatatagctgttcaatttatatatgtttccTTTCTATAAACAATTCAGGGAAGTTTggatgagttttgctacatatagttatttttacgtatttattGTGCATTCCATTGATGTGTGCAGTCCTAAAAACCCCCTGGCTAGCTAGGATGAATTAGTGAGAAAAACAGAACAATTTCAAAGTTCCCACAAGGTAATGCAGCATATATGTACAGTCCTCGTTTAATATTCTAACGGACAGATCATGAGGGGTTAGGCCTAAAATAATTCTGTCAACGATCGAGTTTCTTGAAAGTAACAACAAAACAGCTTGCTTTTATGTGTGTCACTTTCTGGCAAGCCAAAGAAAAGGTGTGAAAAGAGGGTTGAGATTCTGTACTGATGCTTTCTTAGAACTTTACCCACAATTTACAACTTAGATCAGAGGAAGCTTCACGTGTGAATCCCTtgactaaattattttttattcctagATTTACTAATctctatttcatttttcttgatCATAATACATCTGTTTCCATTTTTCATGAATCTTGATGTTTAATTTCCAACTAATTGTAGTCACATCTTATCTACATAACATCTCCTAAAAAGGTAATTCCCTAAATCATGATCTGGCAAGTTAATTTGctgatcatataatatatactattacagCTAAGAAAGCATGCAAAAAGTGAACATCCAAATACTCATGACCACATTGCCAAAATCATTTGACACAACACTAATATTTTACTCTTTGGTTGGGTCGATCCTAGAGGCAGAAATGACTTTCTGTGGCTCCTATCAGTAACAATTCTATAAAGCAAGGGGTACATTTGGAAACACATTGCATGATCTCCATTCTCCAGCTTGACTCCCCCGCATCCTCCTCGAGGTTCCACCGCCTACAGTTCACATTTCCACACCAAACAACCCTACCCCACCCCACCcctatctttctctctctctctaacgcACCGCGTACAATGATTTCAAACACACATATAAATAACACTACATCCTCTCATTAATCATCATCTGATAACAACCAGCTCAAAACACAAAAGCTTTCCTCTtcccaaatctttcaacaaGCAAAAAGCTAGGAACTCTCTCAAAGTACTTGATCTCCTTTTATTTCCATAcaatagtattactatataacTTATACGGCTGCTGCTCTTTCGGCTTTGGGCTGGAAGCAATATATACATAACAGCTATATAGCTAGCAAGCTGAAAATGCCGAAGAAGAAGAGTGATGTTGCTCGCAGAGCATGGAACATCTTGCGTTTGGCATTGTTATGGGCACGAAAGGGCGGTGTGTTCAAACGCCGTCTCATGATAGAACTGCGCCTTCTGCCCAAATATATTCGGAGCATTGGTCAGAGTGCTCGCCACGATCAAATACATTATGGAGAGCGCGAGCTCTCCTTCGACAAGACCCCCATTTTCCATGTCAAAATGCACCGCCCGGCCTCCATACGGTTCCACCTGCCTAACATTCCGTGCATTACCCCACAAGTTGATTTCGATtatgattttgatgatgataTTGATGATGATGTAAATGGCTATGATGGTGGGAGGAAGAGTTTCCTAAATGgtggagatgaagaagaagaagaagttcaagaagatgGCTGTGGGGGTTGTGAAGAAATGGTTACGTGCGAGGAAGATGGGATTGATTTGAGAGCCGAAGAGTTCATTGCTAAATTCTATGCGCAAATGAAACTGCAGAGACAGATCTCATATCTGCAGTACAGTAAGACGCAAAACAGAGAAACAGGTTAATCGATCGTCGTTCGTGAAGAATTTTGCTTCATCAAGTTTCACTTCTCTTTCTTGGTAccggctttttttttttttcgcagtTCTTATGATATTCATTGAAAGAGATAGACATTCCGGCACTTTTGTAATTACGAGAAGGCTTGCAACAGGGTTTGATTGTTtacaaagtaataaaataaggaAATTCAGTTCTTGATTCATAGAACGAACTTGCTTTTCTATGTGAATATGGATTTCTTTGTTCTTCTCGTTGAGTAGTACTGAGTGAAAAATCAGAGGCCAAAGTGTCGCAGAAATATGATTAGAAACAATCAAACAAAGACGAATGAAACAAAAATCTTGGAAAGCTcgtccaaaaaataaaacaaagtcaGGTGCTTTTACAACTCATAAAGCTTACAAGCTATGCATTCAAATGTTTAGACATCAATCTGCCCTTTCGTTAGTGCACCTAGTAGGTTGAACAAGTCTCTCAGTCCTTGAGCCGAGTATTTAACTAATGTAGTTCCTGGGGAATTCCAAAGGTTAAAAGCTGGACTGTAGTTACCATCATTCAGAtggcattttattaaaaataaaggcAGAGTAATTCATTGCAAGTTTTATTGAAGAATGAAGAATAAGCTGCACCTTGTAAAATTGGAAATTTAGATGTAGTCTCAAAGATTGGAATATAGTACATCAATTTGGCTCTGAAATACAATTGCATAAACTCATGTTCCTCATAATATGCTACAAAGTCACATTATAGATATAATTTCATACATCCAGATATCTCTATTGGCAACAGTTTCCAAATCCTGGAAGATCATACATTGCACAATGAGATATAAGAGCTCCTACGgaaaaagttttgaattaaaCATCTGAGTCCTACTTGGTCTTTCCAATCAAAAGGGCCTGTTACTGGCCATTAAACAGTGAGAGTAGTCTAAAACCGAAAAGTAACACGATAACTATGTTTGGCTTTCCTAAAAACTCAAtgttgacaatcaattatcattGCCATGGTACAGCAAATGGCTTTGCATATTTGTTGATACGTAATGCCTTGAACTGAAGGAAACAAAACTTCAAAATGCAGCAGGAAATCATATCGGGCGTCCAGTTTGGGAAACTTCATGATAATCCGCCAGAAAGTATCAATTCTTTTCCTGCATTAGGAGGTTAGACACATTTCTGTAAGTTCAGAAATCAAATCATGCCTAAAATCAGGTGGCATTACACACTAGTTACACCCAGAGGCAAGACAACTCGCACACCCACAAATCATAGCCGTTGAATGTGCGTTGTGGAACCATACCAAGAATTTGTCCCATAACATGGCATACCCAAAATGCAATTGAGCACAGTTTAGGATGGCTAGGTCCCAACCTGAGCTCAAGATGGCTAAGCATGTTTATAGGAAAATGTATGTGAAATCCATCTCCAATCAGATTCCAATATACAGACCAGTCATGATAATATGACTGACCCCAACTTCTAGTACATGTTTATATCCTGCACAATCTCACAAGTTCGCATGCATAAAAGCATGTGCATGTAGTGCCAAAAAAGCCAGAGAAAAATGTCCTAACCCAACGTGCTACTTATGCAACATGGGTTTGGGTCCAACAGTAGCAATAAATTTACCACCCATCCCAAAAGAAGCAGGGGGCACAATGCAGCGAAAAAACAGGGCAAGTTGCAAACATATACTTTCCTAAAATTTCTGCATCTTGAAAACTAGACCACCTTGAAAGAATGATCTGGAAGATAAGAAGAGTGAGACAAGCTGCTAATCAAGTTCCATTTTGATGCCTGTCAAGATATGCTTCTAACTGTCCTCTTGCGGCCAATACGAGACCTACATTGAAAAGgcaaaaagttaaattgaaGATATCTGAAAACTCCATAGGAATTTTTAACAGATTGGACTCTAGATGGAGAACATGTATTCATGGTACAAGAAAAATGCAAGGACTGCAATGGAAGATAGCATCTATATAATTCCATCAGCTTTCTTTTTCGATAAGTAAAATTCTACCCGTTTCCTATGAAGGAATAATTGCAGTTCTACTCTATTTTGTTCGAAAGGGGGTGAGTCTCCATATTGCACCACCAACTGTGAGTTCACTTACAATGATAAATG
This genomic window from Carya illinoinensis cultivar Pawnee chromosome 7, C.illinoinensisPawnee_v1, whole genome shotgun sequence contains:
- the LOC122315848 gene encoding uncharacterized protein LOC122315848; translation: MPKKKSDVARRAWNILRLALLWARKGGVFKRRLMIELRLLPKYIRSIGQSARHDQIHYGERELSFDKTPIFHVKMHRPASIRFHLPNIPCITPQVDFDYDFDDDIDDDVNGYDGGRKSFLNGGDEEEEEVQEDGCGGCEEMVTCEEDGIDLRAEEFIAKFYAQMKLQRQISYLQYSKTQNRETG